The Molothrus ater isolate BHLD 08-10-18 breed brown headed cowbird chromosome 10, BPBGC_Mater_1.1, whole genome shotgun sequence sequence TTATGAGCCCCGTGCCGTGCGGGGATGCTCTGTGCAGGACACGTTATCCCGTGCCGTGCGGGGATGCTCCGTGCAGGACACGTTATGAGCCCCGTGCCGTGCGGGGATGCtctgcccccgccccgcccgctgCGGCCCCGCCCGGCGCTTCCTGCGGGAGGAGGAAGCGGCGCCCGGGCCATGGAGCTGCCTCCCGGCCACTTCCCGGCCGCCCGCGCCGCGGCCGTGGCCGTGGAATACCTGCGGTACctgcggggcggccccggcagcGGGCTGCGGCTGCGGGAGCTGCAACGCGCCCGGCGCCAGGTGAGCGACGGGAACCGGGAACGGGCACCGGGAACGGGCACCGGGAGCCGGCACCGGGAGCCGGCACCGGGAGCCGGCACCGGGAACCGGCACCGGGAACCGGCACCGGGAACCGGCACCGGGAACGGGCACCGGGAGCCGGCACCGGGAGCCGGCACCGGGAGGTGTGGAGGTGCCGCTCTGGGGACATCCCAAAGCTGCCGGGCGCGCCCCGGTGTCACCCctgaggtggccctgccatgtGCCGTGTCCTTCCCAGccgcagctgctctggggctgtggcgCTGGCACCGCGGGGCTGGCACGGCCTGGCTCCGTCGGGGGGTCCTGGCAGAGCTCGGGGTCCCCGCGGGCGGGTCAGCGCTGGGGACACACCCCGTGTGTCACCTGCGGTGACAGCAGCGCCCagggagccctgcccagggcacggcaccggcaccgggccAGGAGGAACCTcccggggaggaggaggaggaggaggagggtgcgGGGTGCTCCTGTGCGTGCCAGGACAcggctcagccctgcagggacacctggcacaGCAAAGCTGGCACGGCGTGGGCACAGCAAAGCCCCTCCCAAAACAAGGGCACAGCAAACCCCACCTGCTCCATTCTTCAAGCCAGAAAAATAGAGGGCATGATCCAGTTCATAATAACCTGCAAAACTGAATTAATAGAAGGAAGCACTGAAGGCTTTTAGGTGAGTGTTTAACCAAGCAGCAAATTCTTGGGTAGAATTACACAGGAGCCCAGAATTGGCAATCAGGGTGTTCAAGGATAGAGAtgagggtggagaggccctggcacagagtgcccatccctggcagcgcccaggccaggctggatgggacttggagcaacctgggacagtggaaggtgtccctgcccatggaaggggtggtgctggatgggatttaaggtcccttccaacccaaaccatccagGGATGCTCTGATTTTGTCCAGGATGCAGCCATTCAGTATTTgccaaaataaatgttattaatattttcccttttttaggACATTGATGATGTGGGGCACAAGTACTACCTGGAACTGGAGCTGGAGGATGTCCTGGATAAAGTGAGTCACACTGGTTTAATTACACACTCTGTGCACACAGCACTTAAGACTTTGAACCATGCTCCTGATTTTTCTGAACTGCCAATCAGGCCCCAAAAAGGCTGAATTTTAACCAAAAGGAACCCACTGACCACATGGTACCTTCCACTGCACCACCAGGCCATGGTGCAGGGAGGACAAGGACATTTCAGGGTCACCCAGCTCCAACTGAACAGCACAAGGGACATTCTGCACCCCAACCAtcactgcagaaagcaaatcCCACCCTCAAACATTCACAGAAATGCCAGGAATTTAACCTTGTCTTAAATATCCACAAACCTCTGGGGACCAGACTCAGAGAAAACAGTAACTACATCCAAATGACATTTTCAGAAGTGCAAATGACCTGGTTGTACACATCCTCTATCAGCTAATAATGCACATCATTAACTCTGCCACAGGACAGGACTGtcagctgcactgctgaggtTCTCTATCACCTGGGCAGCAAAACCTCTGCTCCAGATGTGCAGCTCACAGTGCAAGGGGAGCTCAGGAGCACAGAGGAAGCAGACAAGGAGTTCTACAATCGGATCAGGAGCCTGGAAAAGGAGCTTGTGGCTGAGAACATCCCAGGTAcaagccagggctgggagagggctcAGGCCTTCACCTTTCTCTTTTTGGGGGGTCTGCAGTCACAGCCACCGTATTTCTTCCTGATTCTGAGAGTTCTGGAAAaccagctggcactggcactgccacctgtccctgctccctctgagggtgtcctggcacagcacacccagcacccCAAGTGCACAACGAGGGGCTGCCCTCACCTCAGACCAAGCCCTGCCTTCGAGACCTGGGGTTTCTGTTCAGAGGAAGAAGTGGAGGAGAAcaccctggaggtgtcccaggccaggctggatcagtgggagcacctggggcagtgcaaagtgtccctgccatggcaggggtggcactggatgggattttggggcccttccaacccaaagcactgCAGGGTTGTGTGAAGTGGGAGCAGAACCCCGTGGTGATGGAGCAGCTCTTCCAAAGCCGTGGAAGGCTGTGTGGCAGGGTTTGAGCAGCAAGCCCTGTGTGAGGTGACAATGCTCTGTTAAGGGCTCTCTTTAACACCCTGTGTTTGTTGTGGTTGCAGACAGCCACGGGAACGttcccccagagctggagcccaTCCACCTGCTGGCCTGGGTGGCCTCTGGCTACGTCATCTGGCAGAATTCCACTGAAAACACCAAGTTCCACCTTGCCCAAGTTAAACACGTGAAGCAAGTGGTGAGTTCCCACAGGAACAGAAgcccacactgctctgggctggagggacattaaagctcaCCCATTCCCCCtctgcatgggcagggacaccttccacagcccagggtgctccaagccatccagcctggccttggcttTCCCTGGAAAGTATTCATGAGCTAAGCAGCTGTGGCAAGGACAATAAATTAACAGAATTCCATAGATCCTCACAGTTTCGCTGTGTTCTGTTAGAGAAAATCGATTCTGAGTTAAAAATAACCCTAAAGTGATCATCAGCTTTAAATTCAAGGCAATTTTCCACAGGAgccaggaaaaagcagcaggattTAGTGTTTAGAACACCAAAAGCTCCAGAAGTTTTACCCCTCTGAACAGAGAGTGAATTCCCAGGAAGTTCTGGGTCTGAAGGAAAGACAGGAATTCCTTGTGGGAGTAGGATTTGTGAATGTTTTGCTCCCTCTGATGGCATTTTAGAGAATTCACAGCTGCTGTAGGGCTGTGCACCAGCAAGAGTTTAAAGATTCTCTCTAACAAACTTAAGGATAAAGGAGACAAATAACTATTAACTAACCCAGCTGCCATCTCTCTAGTTTTGTCTCTTTGTCcctgaaaacacaggaaaagcatcTATTCCAAAGGCCAGGGATTATTTTGTCACTCAGAATCCCTGGCTGTCACTTACAGAAAGGCCTCTGGAGTGTCCTTATTTTCTTGACGATTTTATTTGGGATTGGTTGGGTTAAACTGGCACCTGCTAGAATGAGGTGTTCCCATCCCAAAGAATTCCTGACAGATCTGGTCTCTGTAAGGCAGGAATTAGCAGTTTAGAGCTTTACATTCACTGTCTCCAGTGCAGTTTTAAGAGCGCACAGAAATTCAAACCAGgagcttttaattttgttacaGTGCTTGAGCTCCACCTGCTTCATTTGTGATCAGGAGCTGCCAGTTTTATCTGAAATCCATGAGGGAATTTTTGTGATAATCACAGAGAGCTGAACCACTTTTTGTGAGGTGGGAGAACCCCCAAATTCAACCCTTTTCATCCTGTCTTTCCAGAAAAGAAATGATGAAGATCTTCAGTTTGACTTTGTGCTTCTACTCCACGAAATGGTGTCCCAGGTAAATCAAATTATTCctaaaaagccttttttggGTGTTTTAGGACTGCAGCTGTGTGAGCTCCACAGATCAGCTCAGATACAGATCTGATGCTGCAGGGTGAGCTCAGggtcccccatccctgcctgcctcagcATTCCAGGAACAACAGCAG is a genomic window containing:
- the LXN gene encoding latexin, with protein sequence MSPVPCGDALPPPRPLRPRPALPAGGGSGARAMELPPGHFPAARAAAVAVEYLRYLRGGPGSGLRLRELQRARRQDIDDVGHKYYLELELEDVLDKDRTVSCTAEVLYHLGSKTSAPDVQLTVQGELRSTEEADKEFYNRIRSLEKELVAENIPDSHGNVPPELEPIHLLAWVASGYVIWQNSTENTKFHLAQVKHVKQVKRNDEDLQFDFVLLLHEMVSQEVLPWEVTLLWHPQRGARVPQSRAAGAGSS